The Candidatus Hydrogenisulfobacillus filiaventi sequence CGGCGGAGGTGGCCAAGGACATTGCCATCGAGTTCCTGCACCTCGCGGCGCCGCGGCGGTACCCCCTGGTGACGGAATGGGTCTACTCCCACCGCACCGGGACCGGCGCACTGCCCTACCTGCTGGAGTTCACCAACGAGCCGGGGCAGAACGGCAAGGACCGGTTCCGCCAGTGGGGCGCGGGGTACCAGGGCGTGGCGGATCAGCTGCGCGTGCTGGAAGAGGAGTTGGATCGGCAGGGGCTGGCCAAGTGGGGCGCCTTCTCGGTGGACATGGTGCTGGCCTACTTCTACGCCGACTACCTCTACAAGATGTACTTCCAGACCACCTCGCGCTCGCTGTTCGGGGCCTTTCCCACCGCCTACGGGGTGATCTCTTACCTGCTGGGTCTACCCATCCCCAAGGAGGCCATGCCCACCGGACAAGGCTGGGAAGCGCCGAGTGACTGGATGTAACCGCGACGTAAGGAGGTGACCGTGGTGCCCAAGGGAGCCGGAATTCACGAGCGCTCACTGGTTGACGACGACCAGATTATCGAGTTCGAGAACTACGTCATGGACGGGGTCGACATCTCCGGCCGCTGGAACACCTTCATCAAACCGCGGGTCCACGCTGATTTCGAGACCCAGACGTTGGACGAGATCCGCCGCGACCTGACGGGGGCCAGCATTGACCGCTGCATCCAGTGCGGGATGTGCACGGCGGGCTGCACGGTGCAGTCGGAGGTGCCCGATTTCAACCCCCGGGCCTACATTTACTGGGTGCGCACCGGCCGGGTGGATGAACTGAAGAAGCACGCCGACACCATCTGGCGCTGCGTGGGCTGCTACAACTGCACCCACCACTGCCCCAAGGGCGTGAACACGGCCGAGGTCATTGAGGCTATCGGCCAGTGGTTGCACAAGGTGGTGCCCGAGAAGATGAGCGAGACCTTCCGGGCCAACCACGAGGCCTACCGGCATCATCTGGCCGAGCACGGGCGCCTCAACCTGGCTCTCCTGCAGGCCGACTTTCTGCGCCGCGTGGGACGCACGCAGGAGCTGTTCTCCCCGGAGATGAAGAAGACGGCCATCAAGACCATGCTGGACGGGCGCGCCATCCGCACCATGATGATCGGACGGCCTGCGAAGTGGCGCGCCAGCCGGCGGGTCCTACTCGGGCAAGCGGGAGGGCAATGACATGGCGTTACAAACGGGGTACTTTCCGGGCTGCTCCCTGAAGACCATCGACCGCGCCTATGACCTCAGCACCCGCATCGTGGCGCGGGACCTGGGCATCGACCTGGTCGAGGTGGAGGACTACTCCTGCTGCGGCGCCGGCGAGCTGAAGGGGGAAGGCATCCGCAGCCACTTCCTGCCGGCCCGCAACCTGAGCCACCTGCTGCAGCAGGGGCAGAACGAAGTGGTGGTCTCCTGCAACGTCTGTTACCATGAGCTGTCGCGGACGGCCTACAACTTCGGCCTGGGCGGCGAGACCGCCAACGCCATCCAGAACCTGCTGGAAGCGGCGGAGGAGAAGCCGCTGACGGAGAAGCCGTCGGTGCGCAACACCCTCGAATACCTGACCGACGTGGTGGGGCTGGACGAGATCAAGGCCCACGTGAAGCGGCCCCTGACCGGCCTGCGCGTGGCCCCCTACTACGGCTGCCTCTACCACCGGCCGGGCGACATGCTCTCCTCCATCCAGATCGCAGGGGAGGACCCCGAGCGGCCGCACTTCATGCATGACCTGCTGGAGGCCATCGGGGCCACGGTGGTGGAGCACCCGGCCGAAACCCTCTGCTGCGGCGGTAAGAACCTCCTGTCCGATGAGCGGGTGAGCGGGCGCCTGACCGGGCGGATCCTCTCCCAGGCCAAGGGCAGCGGGGCCGACGTGCTCTCCCTCATGTGCCCCAAGTGCGCGGGCGGGCTGGACGCCCTGCAGTTCCGGGCCATCAATGCCGTCGGGGAGGGCGCCCGCCTGCCGGTGATGTACTACACCCAGCTGGTGGGGCTGGCTTTCGGCCACAGCCCGCGGGAGCTGTACATCGGCGACATGGAGTCCGACGCCCTGGAACTGGTCAACCGCTTCCTGAGCGGGGCGAAGATGGCCAACGTCTAGGCGGAAGCAACGCGGGTGCGCCGCTGATGGGACCGGAACGGTCGCGGGTCGGATGGGGCGCTGATTGGGGCGCCCCTTCCCGCGCACCCGGACCGCCATCGGAGTACGCGGGACTGAGGAGGCGGAGGAACGATGGCCGAGATCCAAGGTTGCGACGTCCCGGAGTCGCTGTACTATGACCTCGAGAATAACGTGTGGGTACGGCCGGACACGGACGACACCATTCTGGTGGGCATGACCGACCCTGCCCAGACCCTTTCCGGCAAGATCCTGTTCTGCCGTCCCAAGCGCAAGGGGACCCATGTGACGCGGGGGCATTCCCTGGCCTCGCTGGAAAGCGGCAAGTGGGCGGGTCCGCTGGTGAGCCCCCTGGACGGGGAGATCGTGGAGGTCAATCAGCGCCTGCTGGAGGAGCCGGCGCTCTTGAACATCGACCCCTACGGTCAGGCGTGGATCATCCGCCTCAAGCCCGACCCGGGCCAAAGTTGGGACCATTTGTACACCGGGGACGAAGCGATCCGGCGCTACCGGGAGATCATTCAACGCGACAAGATTCAGTGCATGCGGTGCAGCTAGCATTCCCTTGGGGGTGGGAGGGTCATGAGCGACCTCGACGTGATTGTAGCCACCTCGCAGTGGTGCACGACCTGCCCGGCCACCGTCAATACCTGGAAGAACCTGGAGTCCAAGTACCGCATCAACGTGCGGGAGCTGGACGTGGGGACCGTGGAAGGCCGGGAGCTGGCGGTCAAGCTGTACATCCGCAGCGTTCCCTCCACCATCGTTAACAACGAGATTGTGCACGTCGGCACCATCGACCGGCGTACGGCGGAGGACCTGCTGGCCAAGTGGGGGGTGTCCCGGCGCTGAGCCGGGCTCCGGCGGCCGGCCGGGGTTACCCGGCCGGCTCTTTTGTGTCTCCGCCCCCGGCGGTATGCTGGGGCGGGGGTGAGAGGATTGGCCGGATTACGGGATCGGCTGTGGGCGGCCGGCTTCCCTGACCTGGTGGAGGGCGCGGGCCTCGATCAGGCGGAGGATGGGGTAGTGCGGGCGGTGGCGGTGGCGGGGGAGGACCAGCCGGGCCTGCTGGCGCTCTGGGGACCGCCCCCGCCGCGGGGGGCGGTCCTGGGCCCCGCCGGCCGGGCACGGGCGCTGGCGGCGGCCCGGGCGGGCACTCCGGCGGGCCCGCCCCTGCGGGTGCGCCCGTACCGCAAGCTGGTCACCTACGTGCCGGCCGGCTACCTGGAGGCCGTGCGGCAGGCCCTGGGCGACGCGGGTGCCGGTCACATCGGCCTCTACAGCCACTGCACCTTTGCCGCCCGCGGGCAGGGCACCTTCCTGCCCCTGGCCGGGGCCAATCCCTTCCTGGGGGCGGTAGGGCGCCTGGAGGAGGCGGATGAGTGGCGGCTGGAAACCCTGGTGCCGGCCTGGCTGGCGGATCGGGTGGAGGCGGCCCTGCTGGCGGCCCACCCCTATGAGGAAGTGGCCTACGACTGGTTCGAGCTCGCCAACGAGGTCCGCTACCCGCGCGCCCTGGCCGACGGCGAGGGCGGCTGGTGGACCGCCTGCCTGGACCCGGAGCTGGCGGCGGCTGCGGTCGCGGCCGGGGCGCGGGCGGTGGTCTGCGAGCACTATGCCCCGGAGGCGCGCTGGGCGCTGGCCCGGGCGGGCATCCCCTGCCGGGTGGAGGCGCCGGGGGCGATCCTGCTGCCCGGTCTCGAACGCCTGGTGGCGCAGGCGGCCCCCGGGGCGGGGGGAGGAGGCCGGTCCCGTGACGGGGCGGGTGATTGAGGTCTATACCGATGGGGCCTGCCGCAACAACCAGGCGCCGGGTGGTCAGCCCGGCGGCTGGGGGGTGGTGTTTGCGGACGGACGCGAGTACGCCGGGGCGGAGGCGGCCACCACCAACAACCGCATGGAGCTGACCGCCGCCATCGAGGCCCTGCGGCGGACGGAACCGGGCGCCCGGGTGCGCGTGTACAGCGACTCCGCCTACCTGGTGAACGCCTTCCGGCAGAACTGGTTTCGGGGCTGGGAGCAGCGGGGCTGGCGCAATGCCCGCGGCCAGCCGGTGGAGAACCAGGACCTCTGGCGGGAGCTCCTGCGCCTGGCCGGCGAGCGGGAGGTGGAGTGGGTCAAGGTGGCCGGGCACCGCGGCCACCCCCTCAACGAACGGGCCGACCGCCTGGCCACGGCGGCGGCGGACGGTCTCAGGACGTCAGGGCGCGGTAGCGGTCCAGGACCGCGGTGACGTAATGCTCCGTCTCCGGGAAGGGGGGGATGCCACCGGCGGCCTCCACCGCCCCCGGTCCGGCATTGTAGGCCGCCAGGGCGAGCGGCAGGCTGCCCCCGAACTGCTGCAGCAGCCCCGCCAGGTAGCGGGCGCCGCCCAGCACGTTGGCGGCGGGGTTGTAGGGGTCCACCCCCAGGGCGCGGGCAGTGGCCGGCATCAGCTGCATGAGGCCGATGGCGCCTTTGTCGCTGACCGCGGCCGGATTGTCGCCCGACTCGGTCAGGGCCACCGCCTGCAGCAGAGCGGGGCTGAGGCCGGTGGCCGCGGCCGCCTGCTGGAACAGCGGGGCGAGAGCGGGGGGCGCCGGCGGCACGGTGCCCGCGCCGGCCGGCGGCGGGGCCGCGCCCGGGGCCGGAGCCAAATCCAGACTGAATCCGCCGGCCAGGGTTCCCGTCAGCTCACTAAGAATCCGGGTCAGCAGTGCCGCCAGGGCCGCTTCGGCAATGCCGTCCATCGCCCCTTCCTCCCTCCGTCGTACACTGGATGCCTGCCTCCATGCTAAGGCCCCGCCCCCGCGGGGTACAACTTTTAACGGGCTGCGGGAAGGATCCCAGCTCCCGGCAAAGGTGGGGACGGATGGTGGTATAACGAAGGCAGGGGGCCGGGAAGGCCCGGGAGGGGGCGGGCAGCATGGCGGAGACGCACCGGCATTTTCACATGC is a genomic window containing:
- a CDS encoding conserved protein of unknown function (Evidence 4 : Unknown function but conserved in other organisms) — protein: MGVTEVEAFRARIQSPALEPVWRMARENIDNLPFDDLLQGLERSSQVIRHITNPRHIAMATESDWEEAVRKLRSGRRHLSEITGHMDLSRFRLYLASLVEDDTGSVEDRVQAFALSLPMLPAEVAKDIAIEFLHLAAPRRYPLVTEWVYSHRTGTGALPYLLEFTNEPGQNGKDRFRQWGAGYQGVADQLRVLEEELDRQGLAKWGAFSVDMVLAYFYADYLYKMYFQTTSRSLFGAFPTAYGVISYLLGLPIPKEAMPTGQGWEAPSDWM
- a CDS encoding Heterodisulfide reductase subunit C; translation: MVPKGAGIHERSLVDDDQIIEFENYVMDGVDISGRWNTFIKPRVHADFETQTLDEIRRDLTGASIDRCIQCGMCTAGCTVQSEVPDFNPRAYIYWVRTGRVDELKKHADTIWRCVGCYNCTHHCPKGVNTAEVIEAIGQWLHKVVPEKMSETFRANHEAYRHHLAEHGRLNLALLQADFLRRVGRTQELFSPEMKKTAIKTMLDGRAIRTMMIGRPAKWRASRRVLLGQAGGQ
- a CDS encoding CoB--CoM heterodisulfide reductase subunit B, with translation MALQTGYFPGCSLKTIDRAYDLSTRIVARDLGIDLVEVEDYSCCGAGELKGEGIRSHFLPARNLSHLLQQGQNEVVVSCNVCYHELSRTAYNFGLGGETANAIQNLLEAAEEKPLTEKPSVRNTLEYLTDVVGLDEIKAHVKRPLTGLRVAPYYGCLYHRPGDMLSSIQIAGEDPERPHFMHDLLEAIGATVVEHPAETLCCGGKNLLSDERVSGRLTGRILSQAKGSGADVLSLMCPKCAGGLDALQFRAINAVGEGARLPVMYYTQLVGLAFGHSPRELYIGDMESDALELVNRFLSGAKMANV
- the gcvH gene encoding Glycine cleavage system H protein 3 is translated as MAEIQGCDVPESLYYDLENNVWVRPDTDDTILVGMTDPAQTLSGKILFCRPKRKGTHVTRGHSLASLESGKWAGPLVSPLDGEIVEVNQRLLEEPALLNIDPYGQAWIIRLKPDPGQSWDHLYTGDEAIRRYREIIQRDKIQCMRCS
- a CDS encoding Glutaredoxin; protein product: MSDLDVIVATSQWCTTCPATVNTWKNLESKYRINVRELDVGTVEGRELAVKLYIRSVPSTIVNNEIVHVGTIDRRTAEDLLAKWGVSRR
- a CDS encoding protein of unknown function (Evidence 5 : Unknown function), which encodes MAGLRDRLWAAGFPDLVEGAGLDQAEDGVVRAVAVAGEDQPGLLALWGPPPPRGAVLGPAGRARALAAARAGTPAGPPLRVRPYRKLVTYVPAGYLEAVRQALGDAGAGHIGLYSHCTFAARGQGTFLPLAGANPFLGAVGRLEEADEWRLETLVPAWLADRVEAALLAAHPYEEVAYDWFELANEVRYPRALADGEGGWWTACLDPELAAAAVAAGARAVVCEHYAPEARWALARAGIPCRVEAPGAILLPGLERLVAQAAPGAGGGGRSRDGAGD
- the rnhA gene encoding Ribonuclease H, whose translation is MTGRVIEVYTDGACRNNQAPGGQPGGWGVVFADGREYAGAEAATTNNRMELTAAIEALRRTEPGARVRVYSDSAYLVNAFRQNWFRGWEQRGWRNARGQPVENQDLWRELLRLAGEREVEWVKVAGHRGHPLNERADRLATAAADGLRTSGRGSGPGPR
- a CDS encoding protein of unknown function (Evidence 5 : Unknown function), with protein sequence MDGIAEAALAALLTRILSELTGTLAGGFSLDLAPAPGAAPPPAGAGTVPPAPPALAPLFQQAAAATGLSPALLQAVALTESGDNPAAVSDKGAIGLMQLMPATARALGVDPYNPAANVLGGARYLAGLLQQFGGSLPLALAAYNAGPGAVEAAGGIPPFPETEHYVTAVLDRYRALTS